ACGGCCTCGATCGTGCCGACATCCGTGATGATTCCGGTGAACATCAGTCTCTCCCCGTGCGCTCGTAGACCGCGAGCCCGTCGCTGCCAAGTTGTCGTGCGTCAAGTCTCGCCCAGCGGCCATGCGCCTGCGCGAGATCGTCGAGGCCGATGGTGGGCAAGGTGCGGCCGCCGCCGATCAGGATCGGCGCGCGGTACAGCAGCAGCCGATCGACGAGATCTTCGGCGAGGAAGGCCGCCGCCGTCGCCGCGCCGCCTTCGACCAGCAGCGTATCCACGCCGGCGAGAGTCGCGATCGCGCCGGGTGCCGCAAGCGTGATCCAGCCGGGTTCGGGGGTGGCGGAGAGCAGGATTCGGGCCGGCGCACGGCGCTCGAGGCCGGCGAGGCGCACGTCGAGTCGCGGCTGGTCCGCCGCCAGCGTGCCGCGCCCGATCAGGATCGCGTCATGCCGCGCACGTTCGAGATGGGCGTGCGCGCGTGCCTCCGCCCCGGTGATCCATTGGCTGCGCCCATCGCCCATCGCGGCCGCGCCGTCGAGCGACAGCGCGAGCTTGAGCGTGACATGGGGGCGGCCGAAACGCTGGCGGGTGAGGAAGCCGGCCATGCTGCGCCGCGCTTCGGCTGCACCGATGCCGGTGGTGACGGCGATCCCCGCCGCCGCCAGCCGCGCGATGCCGTCGCCATCGGTGCGCGGATCGGGATCGCGGAGCGCGACCACCACGCGCGCGACCCCGGCCGCGACGAGCAGATCGGCGCAGGCGGGTCCGCGCGGCGAAACGTGCGCGCAGGGTTCGAGCGTGACGTAGCAGGTCGCGCCGCGTGCCGTCTCGCCGGTCTGTTCGAGCGCCATCGCCTCGGCGTGCGGACGCCCGCCGGGTTGAGTCCAGCCGCGCCCGAGGACACGGCCACCCTGCACGATGACGCAGCCTACATTGGGGTTGGGAGTCGATCGCCCCCGCGCACGCTCGGCGAGCGACAGTGCCGCCGCCATCCAGCGCGCGTCGTCGGCCCCCGTCGTCATGGGATCAGTAGAGGCCGACCGAGTTCATCTGATCGCCGAGCCGCTGGAAGATCGCGCGCTTCTCGGCCTC
This genomic stretch from Sphingomonas panacis harbors:
- the ribD gene encoding bifunctional diaminohydroxyphosphoribosylaminopyrimidine deaminase/5-amino-6-(5-phosphoribosylamino)uracil reductase RibD, whose translation is MTTGADDARWMAAALSLAERARGRSTPNPNVGCVIVQGGRVLGRGWTQPGGRPHAEAMALEQTGETARGATCYVTLEPCAHVSPRGPACADLLVAAGVARVVVALRDPDPRTDGDGIARLAAAGIAVTTGIGAAEARRSMAGFLTRQRFGRPHVTLKLALSLDGAAAMGDGRSQWITGAEARAHAHLERARHDAILIGRGTLAADQPRLDVRLAGLERRAPARILLSATPEPGWITLAAPGAIATLAGVDTLLVEGGAATAAAFLAEDLVDRLLLYRAPILIGGGRTLPTIGLDDLAQAHGRWARLDARQLGSDGLAVYERTGRD